Proteins encoded in a region of the Saccharothrix ecbatanensis genome:
- a CDS encoding NAD(P)-dependent oxidoreductase gives MAEERAFEARARNPASLAGGPPNLTVLRADLMDPTAIGPAIAGQDAIVTAMRERGTRRLVVVSNSGMHVDEADGPVTRFAVKPILGRVLKHSFADMRRMEDLVRASGLDWTIVRPPMLTDGPRTGTYRAEIDRNVRGGNRVSRADLADQLLRCLADERTVRAAVAVAN, from the coding sequence GTGGCCGAGGAACGCGCGTTCGAGGCACGCGCGCGCAACCCGGCGTCGCTCGCGGGCGGCCCGCCGAACCTGACCGTGCTGCGCGCGGACCTGATGGACCCGACCGCGATCGGCCCTGCCATCGCAGGCCAGGACGCGATCGTCACCGCGATGCGGGAACGCGGCACGCGACGGCTCGTCGTGGTCAGCAACAGCGGCATGCACGTCGACGAGGCGGACGGGCCGGTGACCAGGTTCGCGGTCAAGCCGATCCTCGGCAGGGTGCTCAAGCACTCCTTCGCGGACATGCGCCGGATGGAGGACCTGGTGCGCGCGAGCGGACTGGACTGGACGATCGTCCGCCCGCCGATGCTCACCGACGGCCCGCGCACCGGCACGTACCGCGCCGAGATCGACCGCAACGTGCGCGGCGGGAACCGGGTGTCGCGCGCCGACCTCGCCGATCAACTCCTGCGCTGCCTCGCCGACGAACGCACCGTGCGCGCGGCCGTCGCCGTCGCCAACTGA
- a CDS encoding acyl-CoA dehydrogenase family protein yields the protein MQSPPAVTAPTATIHRHDGSNAASQPDPAEPIVSFLRGYADERLNSRLIDERRGLPPSVVLELGKAGLLGLQVEREYGGRQLGHRDTFRVIEQVAAIDPNLTLLVAVHNAIGITPVRHFADRARKAEVLPVLARGAGLATIAASEPGAGSDLRAIATTARQLPDGGYLLNGDKSWISLGSWAGHVTVFAQLEAADGRPLGITGFLVEAGTPGFIPGEEILTLGMKGIPQNHIAIRDLRLPPGALLGAEGQGLAVAQSAFMAGRAFVGAVSLGAMKRCLQLAHRYASRRTVATGGLFDNGRTQQILSGNVAATHAVDALMGHMAGVLDRGAHLPDELYFAAKIMGSELMWRVVDSSVQMLGARGYLDTNIVGQYFRDYRLLRIFEGATEAVTVYLGSTVLKDPDGFCAMLAAQFGGSTAVDAVSRCLARLRVNRRGVDLSDQRNHHVLANAVGELAGWAVLAAVTASAGGRDVDTLTAEWCRERLYDTIRTTEQDPRPSELFPSDTISREITGYADVIGDTEQTLPGEASHLDSLLAR from the coding sequence ATGCAGTCACCGCCAGCTGTCACCGCACCGACCGCCACAATCCACCGGCACGACGGGTCCAACGCCGCGTCGCAGCCGGACCCGGCCGAGCCGATCGTGTCGTTCCTGCGGGGGTACGCCGACGAGCGCCTCAACTCCCGGCTGATCGACGAACGCCGCGGGCTGCCGCCGTCCGTCGTGCTGGAGCTCGGGAAAGCCGGCTTACTCGGCTTGCAGGTCGAACGGGAGTACGGCGGCCGACAACTCGGCCACCGGGACACCTTCCGGGTGATCGAGCAGGTCGCGGCGATCGACCCGAACCTCACGTTGTTGGTCGCCGTGCACAACGCGATCGGCATAACGCCCGTTCGGCACTTCGCCGATCGTGCCCGCAAGGCGGAGGTGTTGCCGGTGCTGGCCCGCGGTGCCGGCCTCGCCACCATCGCGGCCAGCGAACCCGGCGCCGGTTCCGACCTGCGCGCCATCGCCACGACCGCACGGCAGCTGCCGGACGGCGGGTACCTGCTCAACGGCGACAAGTCCTGGATCAGCCTCGGCTCGTGGGCCGGGCACGTCACCGTGTTCGCGCAACTCGAAGCCGCCGACGGCCGTCCGCTCGGCATCACCGGGTTTCTGGTCGAGGCCGGCACGCCGGGTTTCATCCCGGGGGAGGAGATCCTCACCCTGGGGATGAAGGGGATTCCGCAGAACCACATCGCGATCCGGGATCTGAGGCTGCCGCCGGGGGCGCTGCTCGGCGCCGAGGGCCAAGGTCTGGCGGTGGCGCAGAGCGCGTTCATGGCGGGCCGGGCGTTCGTCGGAGCCGTGAGCCTCGGTGCGATGAAACGGTGTCTCCAGCTCGCGCACCGTTACGCGTCCCGGCGCACGGTCGCCACCGGCGGCCTGTTCGACAACGGCCGGACCCAGCAGATCCTCAGCGGCAACGTCGCGGCGACCCACGCGGTCGACGCCCTGATGGGGCACATGGCCGGCGTGCTCGACCGGGGAGCCCACCTGCCCGACGAGCTGTACTTCGCGGCCAAGATCATGGGCAGCGAACTGATGTGGCGGGTCGTCGACAGCTCCGTCCAGATGCTCGGCGCGCGCGGCTACCTCGACACCAACATCGTCGGCCAGTACTTCCGCGACTACCGGCTGCTGCGCATCTTCGAGGGGGCGACGGAGGCGGTCACCGTGTACCTCGGGTCCACGGTCCTCAAGGACCCCGACGGCTTCTGCGCGATGCTCGCGGCCCAGTTCGGCGGCTCGACGGCCGTCGACGCGGTCAGTCGATGCCTGGCGCGCTTGCGGGTCAATCGTCGCGGTGTCGACCTCAGCGACCAGCGGAACCACCACGTGCTCGCGAACGCGGTCGGTGAACTCGCCGGTTGGGCGGTGCTCGCGGCGGTGACGGCGAGTGCCGGCGGACGGGACGTCGACACGCTCACCGCCGAGTGGTGCCGGGAACGCCTGTACGACACGATTCGCACCACCGAACAAGACCCGCGGCCTTCGGAGTTGTTCCCGTCCGACACCATCAGCCGGGAGATCACCGGGTACGCCGACGTCATCGGTGACACCGAACAGACCTTGCCCGGTGAGGCGTCGCACCTGGACTCGCTGCTCGCGCGCTAA
- a CDS encoding SGNH/GDSL hydrolase family protein → MSIFTRKRVVVGVCLLLAAALGATGTAGYLAFVRSPDNAPAEACGGTPGARPVVVNAGASMTQGTLGGDWVGALRDRPEFAEYEFVNAGINGDTSADLLARVDTDVMACRPAAVTILVGSNDVRNGTPPDQYRDNLTAIVDRIKARTTARISLMSLPPLGEDLNTDINRTLSGYNAAIKETAARAGVDYVPVHERMVDILARHDNRRPYDFSFVLALTAATRHYVLGQSWDDVARSGGRELLIDDIHLSDRGAAQLTELAANWLTTALKP, encoded by the coding sequence ATGAGCATCTTCACCAGGAAGCGCGTCGTCGTCGGGGTGTGCCTGCTGTTGGCCGCCGCGCTGGGTGCCACCGGCACCGCCGGATACCTCGCCTTCGTGCGTTCACCGGACAACGCACCGGCCGAGGCCTGCGGTGGGACACCCGGCGCTCGCCCCGTCGTGGTCAACGCCGGGGCGAGCATGACCCAGGGCACACTCGGCGGCGACTGGGTCGGCGCATTGCGCGACAGACCGGAATTCGCGGAGTACGAGTTCGTCAACGCGGGCATCAACGGCGACACCAGCGCCGACCTGCTCGCCCGCGTCGACACCGACGTCATGGCGTGCCGCCCGGCGGCGGTGACGATCCTGGTCGGCAGCAACGACGTCCGCAACGGCACACCACCGGACCAGTACCGCGACAACCTCACCGCGATCGTCGACCGGATCAAGGCCCGGACGACCGCCCGGATCTCACTGATGTCGTTGCCACCGCTCGGAGAGGACCTGAACACCGACATCAACCGCACGCTGTCCGGGTACAACGCCGCGATCAAGGAGACGGCCGCGCGGGCCGGAGTGGACTACGTGCCGGTGCACGAACGAATGGTCGACATCCTCGCCCGGCACGACAACCGCCGACCGTACGACTTCAGCTTCGTGCTGGCACTCACCGCGGCGACCCGGCACTACGTGCTCGGGCAAAGTTGGGACGACGTCGCCCGCAGCGGAGGCCGTGAACTCCTCATCGACGACATCCACCTCAGCGACCGCGGAGCCGCGCAGCTCACCGAACTCGCGGCGAACTGGCTGACCACAGCCCTCAAGCCCTAG
- a CDS encoding TetR/AcrR family transcriptional regulator, producing MSRQRSDSRDKIIEGARTLLRRHGYQGTGLAQIIEFSGAPRGSVYFLFPGGKEEMAVAAVRVSRTSIPELIEQARIGVTVEEWLESLVDYFADQLTESEFTEGCPIATIVLDAVPWSKALTDACREVYDAWIAAIVEGLVGYGAPRPVAPSLAVTLMSCLEGALVLCRARQSIEPLQQITPHLIALVGHHVPTR from the coding sequence ATGTCGAGACAACGGTCGGATTCGCGGGACAAGATCATTGAAGGTGCCCGCACGCTGCTGCGACGGCACGGCTATCAGGGCACGGGACTCGCCCAGATCATCGAGTTCAGCGGGGCGCCCCGCGGGTCGGTGTACTTCCTCTTCCCCGGGGGCAAGGAGGAGATGGCGGTGGCCGCGGTGCGGGTGTCGCGCACCTCGATCCCCGAGCTCATCGAGCAGGCCCGGATCGGCGTCACGGTCGAGGAGTGGCTGGAGTCCCTGGTGGACTACTTCGCCGACCAGTTGACCGAGTCGGAGTTCACCGAGGGATGCCCGATCGCCACCATCGTGCTGGACGCCGTGCCGTGGTCAAAGGCGCTGACCGACGCCTGCCGCGAGGTCTACGACGCCTGGATCGCCGCGATCGTGGAAGGGCTTGTCGGGTACGGCGCACCCCGGCCCGTCGCACCATCCCTCGCGGTGACCTTGATGTCCTGTTTGGAGGGCGCCTTGGTGCTGTGCCGGGCCCGCCAGAGCATCGAGCCGCTGCAACAGATCACCCCGCACCTGATCGCCCTGGTCGGACACCACGTGCCGACCCGCTGA
- a CDS encoding helix-turn-helix transcriptional regulator translates to MVGRTAELAVLSETVLALSAVVSVEGEAGVGKSRLVAELLRGPAVRGRRVLVGRCHPIRESFPLGPFVEAVGGIGDGLSGSRLSSVAGALRPLLPELAPWLPPMPVSLDDAVAQRHRVFRGLAEVLGAVSPAVLVLEDLHWMDEQTGDFLTYLLDGVPAGLAVVLTYRGEEAGAALRALTARPPTGTALAHVPLTALDATRTGSLAAAILGLDRVSDEFARYLWERTSGLPFAVEEVLALVRERGLVVRRGDRWARRALDQLEVPRGIRDSTLARVARLSEVAQRLVEVVSVVRTPVTQPVLAAMTGLTDSVEALVEAVDRGVLAEAGGGFGFRHALAAQAVYEHLNPARRMALHGRAAEVLEAVTPTPLGQVAHHLRHAHRPAEWASAAERAAAQAAALGDEDEAVRLLAAVLQNAELPPERRAALAVALGWAALDTLHAREVTEPLRAAIDLDVPAALRGELRFLLAVILGQSGEDPAAQRRLFLAALPDLPHRPDLRAWAMVGLGVTVPPEVSVAEALRWLTDAVALTDGIDDRLLAVFVLGKAGAILMENGDNAWRAIAGRVEELTGGAPRQRREANAYYSLGVAACYTGHLPTAETMLDAAMRADAAQQNRRLAVMIRAGLALTRYCTGRWDGLAAAVEEILADAADYATTRMDLEVVASGLALARGDLDRAAATSRRVTEFAVEIGAYEVVPAAAATWARAALARGDLAGALTGVRTLLAVLDAKGVWAPACWAVPAAVDVLVAGGEQVAARRLADRTADALHGLDAPLAGAVLAYTRGVLDGRPEELATAAAEFERVSAGHEAGRAHEAAAVAWLGAGDERGVTSLRAAVAVYERLGASWDAGRAAALARAHGVSLPARHRSGRRGYGAELSPRERQVAELAVDGRTNREIAEALFVSPNTVGKHMAAVMRKLNARSRTELVRLLVDDPGKDGAFLP, encoded by the coding sequence ATGGTGGGCAGGACGGCGGAGCTGGCGGTGCTGTCGGAGACGGTCTTGGCCCTGTCCGCGGTGGTGTCGGTCGAGGGGGAGGCCGGAGTCGGCAAGAGCAGGCTGGTGGCCGAGCTGTTGCGTGGTCCGGCTGTCCGGGGCCGCAGGGTCCTCGTTGGACGGTGCCACCCGATTCGCGAGTCGTTTCCACTCGGGCCGTTCGTCGAGGCGGTCGGGGGGATCGGTGACGGGCTGAGCGGATCCCGGCTGTCCAGTGTGGCCGGTGCGCTGAGGCCGCTGCTGCCGGAGCTGGCGCCGTGGTTGCCGCCGATGCCGGTGTCGCTGGACGACGCGGTGGCCCAGCGGCACCGGGTGTTCCGAGGGCTGGCCGAGGTGCTGGGGGCGGTGTCGCCGGCGGTTCTGGTGCTGGAGGACCTGCACTGGATGGACGAGCAGACCGGCGACTTCCTGACCTACCTGCTCGACGGCGTGCCCGCCGGTCTCGCGGTGGTGCTCACCTACCGGGGTGAGGAGGCGGGCGCGGCTCTGCGGGCGTTGACGGCGCGGCCACCGACGGGCACGGCACTCGCCCATGTCCCGCTCACCGCACTGGACGCGACGCGGACCGGCAGCCTCGCCGCCGCGATCCTCGGGTTGGACCGGGTGTCGGACGAGTTCGCCCGGTACCTGTGGGAGCGCACCTCGGGGCTGCCGTTCGCGGTCGAGGAGGTGCTCGCGCTGGTCCGCGAACGTGGTCTGGTGGTCCGGCGCGGTGACCGGTGGGCCAGGCGGGCGCTGGACCAGCTCGAGGTTCCCCGTGGCATCCGCGACTCGACCCTGGCGCGGGTGGCCCGGTTGTCCGAGGTCGCGCAGCGGCTGGTGGAAGTGGTCTCGGTGGTGCGAACGCCGGTGACGCAACCGGTACTGGCGGCGATGACCGGACTCACCGACTCGGTCGAGGCGCTGGTCGAGGCGGTCGACCGGGGCGTCCTCGCCGAAGCGGGCGGCGGGTTCGGGTTCCGGCACGCGCTGGCCGCACAGGCGGTCTACGAGCACCTCAACCCGGCGCGCCGGATGGCCCTGCACGGGCGTGCCGCCGAGGTGCTGGAGGCGGTCACGCCGACGCCGCTCGGGCAGGTGGCCCACCACCTGCGGCACGCGCACCGGCCGGCGGAATGGGCCTCGGCCGCGGAACGAGCGGCCGCCCAGGCGGCCGCGCTCGGGGACGAGGACGAGGCGGTTCGCCTGCTCGCCGCCGTGCTCCAGAACGCGGAACTGCCGCCGGAGCGGCGTGCGGCGCTCGCGGTCGCACTCGGCTGGGCGGCACTCGACACACTCCACGCACGCGAGGTCACCGAGCCGCTGCGTGCCGCCATCGACCTCGATGTCCCCGCCGCGCTCCGCGGTGAGCTCCGGTTCCTGCTCGCGGTGATCCTCGGGCAGTCGGGGGAGGACCCGGCGGCGCAGCGCCGCCTGTTCCTGGCTGCGCTGCCGGACCTGCCGCACCGGCCGGACCTGCGTGCGTGGGCCATGGTGGGCCTCGGCGTCACGGTCCCGCCCGAGGTGTCGGTGGCGGAGGCGCTGCGCTGGCTGACCGACGCGGTGGCGCTGACCGACGGCATCGACGACCGGTTGCTCGCGGTCTTCGTCCTCGGCAAGGCAGGCGCCATCCTGATGGAGAACGGCGACAACGCGTGGCGTGCCATCGCCGGGCGGGTGGAGGAGCTGACCGGCGGTGCTCCCCGGCAGCGGCGGGAGGCGAACGCCTACTACTCGCTGGGGGTCGCCGCCTGCTACACGGGTCACCTGCCGACCGCGGAGACGATGCTCGACGCCGCGATGCGCGCCGACGCGGCGCAGCAGAACCGCAGGCTGGCGGTCATGATCCGCGCGGGGCTCGCGCTCACGCGCTACTGCACGGGGCGCTGGGACGGCTTGGCCGCCGCCGTCGAGGAGATCCTGGCCGACGCCGCCGACTACGCCACCACCCGGATGGACCTGGAGGTGGTCGCGAGCGGGCTCGCCCTCGCTCGCGGCGACCTCGACCGCGCGGCAGCCACCTCGCGCCGGGTGACCGAGTTCGCCGTCGAGATCGGTGCTTACGAGGTGGTGCCCGCCGCGGCCGCGACGTGGGCTCGCGCCGCACTGGCCCGCGGGGACCTGGCCGGTGCGCTCACCGGCGTGCGGACGCTGCTGGCCGTGCTCGACGCGAAGGGGGTGTGGGCGCCCGCCTGCTGGGCGGTGCCCGCCGCCGTCGACGTACTGGTGGCCGGAGGCGAGCAGGTGGCGGCGCGGCGGCTCGCCGACCGGACCGCCGACGCGTTGCACGGGCTGGACGCCCCGCTGGCCGGAGCGGTGCTGGCGTACACGCGGGGGGTGCTGGACGGCCGTCCGGAGGAACTGGCGACCGCGGCGGCGGAGTTCGAGCGGGTGTCGGCGGGCCACGAGGCGGGCCGGGCGCACGAGGCGGCGGCGGTGGCGTGGCTGGGGGCCGGGGACGAGCGCGGCGTCACATCACTTCGTGCGGCCGTCGCGGTGTACGAACGACTCGGGGCCTCGTGGGACGCCGGCCGCGCCGCTGCGCTGGCCCGTGCGCACGGGGTGTCACTGCCCGCCCGCCACCGCAGCGGTCGTCGCGGCTACGGCGCCGAGCTGTCCCCGAGGGAGCGGCAGGTGGCCGAACTGGCCGTGGACGGGCGGACCAACCGGGAGATCGCGGAGGCGCTGTTCGTGTCCCCGAACACGGTCGGCAAGCACATGGCGGCCGTGATGCGGAAGCTGAACGCGCGATCGCGAACCGAGCTGGTGCGGCTGCTGGTGGACGACCCGGGCAAAGATGGTGCGTTCTTGCCATAG
- a CDS encoding carbon-nitrogen hydrolase family protein translates to MSQTLRLAVAQSTVPEDPSDRDALRASGVEIRDLMREASAAGARLVQFPEGAITYPDKYAVSGGGREELREADWSRAAWDVMREEAEAVADLAGELGIWTAFGSIHRLSGANRPHNSLYVVSDRGELVGRYDKRYLSHSEISYMYTPGVAPLVFEVDGFRFGCVLCIEVNFPELFAEYERLDVDCVLASVMVDDAPRSVVAQAYGALYNYWVGYSVPAQFSATAPAGLVGPGGRWIGRCSSDGKPGLTVAELDRDAPDNDIDVAIRFARPWRRIARAGLYEPHVVRGDPRSDTRTAF, encoded by the coding sequence ATGAGTCAGACCTTGCGTTTGGCGGTCGCGCAGAGCACGGTGCCCGAGGACCCGTCGGATCGGGACGCTCTTCGTGCGAGTGGGGTGGAGATCCGCGATCTGATGAGGGAGGCGAGTGCCGCAGGAGCTCGGCTTGTGCAGTTCCCGGAGGGCGCGATCACGTACCCCGACAAGTACGCGGTGTCCGGGGGTGGACGCGAGGAGTTGCGCGAGGCGGACTGGTCACGTGCCGCGTGGGACGTGATGCGGGAAGAAGCGGAGGCCGTCGCGGACCTCGCGGGTGAGCTTGGGATCTGGACGGCGTTCGGTTCGATCCACCGGCTGTCCGGGGCGAACCGCCCGCACAACAGCCTGTACGTGGTCTCCGATCGAGGCGAGTTGGTCGGGCGCTACGACAAGCGGTACCTGTCGCACAGCGAGATCAGTTACATGTACACGCCGGGAGTGGCGCCGTTGGTCTTCGAGGTCGACGGCTTCCGGTTCGGTTGCGTGCTCTGCATCGAGGTCAACTTCCCCGAGCTGTTCGCCGAGTACGAAAGACTTGATGTCGACTGCGTTCTGGCATCGGTGATGGTCGACGATGCACCGAGGTCGGTCGTGGCGCAGGCGTACGGCGCGCTCTACAACTACTGGGTCGGCTACTCCGTCCCGGCGCAGTTCAGCGCGACGGCTCCAGCCGGCCTCGTCGGACCCGGCGGACGATGGATCGGACGCTGTAGCAGCGATGGAAAGCCCGGTCTCACCGTCGCAGAGCTTGATCGCGACGCCCCGGACAACGACATCGACGTGGCCATCCGGTTCGCACGGCCGTGGCGCCGCATCGCGCGTGCAGGGCTCTACGAACCCCATGTCGTGCGCGGTGACCCACGAAGCGACACACGCACGGCGTTCTGA